A genomic region of Leptotrichia massiliensis contains the following coding sequences:
- a CDS encoding flavodoxin — protein sequence MAKVGIFFGSTTGVTEDIAHKIAEKIDGAEVFNIDGNEDKLEDFDVLLLGASTWGFGDLQDDWAAVVDDLANKDFSGKKVGYFGSGDQGTFSDTFMDGIGILDEEIQKTGATIIGKTSVEGYEFNESRAVKNGQFLGLALDEVNQSELTDERIDAWVEQIKKEF from the coding sequence ATGGCAAAAGTAGGAATTTTTTTCGGATCAACAACAGGCGTAACTGAAGATATAGCTCATAAAATTGCAGAAAAAATTGATGGAGCAGAAGTTTTCAATATTGATGGGAATGAAGATAAGTTAGAAGACTTTGATGTGCTGCTTTTGGGAGCTTCTACATGGGGGTTTGGAGACTTGCAAGATGACTGGGCTGCAGTTGTCGATGACTTGGCAAACAAAGATTTCAGTGGTAAAAAAGTAGGATATTTCGGTAGTGGAGATCAAGGAACATTCTCTGATACATTTATGGATGGAATTGGCATTCTTGATGAAGAAATCCAAAAAACTGGTGCAACAATTATTGGAAAAACTTCAGTTGAAGGATATGAATTTAATGAATCAAGAGCTGTAAAAAATGGTCAATTTTTGGGACTTGCTTTAGATGAAGTTAATCAGTCTGAATTAACAGATGAAAGAATTGATGCATGGGTTGAACAAATCAAAAAAGAATTTTAA
- the mvk gene encoding mevalonate kinase: MKKGIGKSHSKIILIGEHSVVYGYPAIAIPLKEIEIECIVEEAKSSYFPNKTDTISVALFTALKYLKKENAKIKYKVTSQIPTKRGMGSSAAVSIAAIRAVFDYFGEYLEDTLLEKLVHTAEIVAHSTPSGLDAKTCLSNKAIKFIKNKGFSYIDLNLDAYLVIADTGIYGNTGEAIQKVKNLGSNADSSLNKLGELTDEMAKILTENIESKEEKVDKIGKIMTKANTELGNLNITIEKTDLFVKTAIENGASGAKISGGGLGGCVIALAKNLEIVEKIKDELLKCGAENIWVEKI, encoded by the coding sequence ATGAAAAAAGGTATCGGAAAATCACACAGTAAAATAATATTAATTGGAGAACATTCTGTTGTTTACGGTTATCCTGCCATCGCTATTCCACTAAAAGAAATTGAAATTGAATGTATTGTGGAAGAAGCCAAAAGCAGCTATTTCCCTAATAAGACTGATACTATTTCAGTTGCTCTTTTTACTGCGTTAAAATATTTAAAAAAAGAAAATGCAAAAATAAAATATAAAGTAACTTCTCAAATACCGACAAAACGTGGAATGGGCTCTTCAGCAGCTGTTAGTATTGCCGCCATTCGTGCTGTATTTGATTATTTTGGAGAATATTTGGAAGATACATTGCTGGAAAAGTTGGTTCACACGGCAGAAATTGTAGCTCATAGTACACCAAGCGGGCTGGATGCCAAAACTTGCCTTAGCAACAAAGCCATAAAATTTATAAAGAACAAGGGATTTTCATACATTGACTTAAATCTCGATGCATATCTTGTAATTGCAGATACAGGCATTTATGGAAATACTGGCGAAGCAATTCAAAAGGTTAAAAATTTAGGAAGTAACGCTGACAGTTCTTTAAACAAATTAGGAGAATTGACAGATGAAATGGCTAAAATCTTGACTGAAAATATTGAATCCAAAGAAGAAAAAGTTGATAAAATAGGAAAAATTATGACAAAAGCAAATACAGAACTCGGAAACTTGAATATAACCATTGAAAAAACAGACTTATTTGTAAAAACAGCAATCGAAAACGGAGCAAGTGGGGCAAAAATTTCTGGCGGAGGATTAGGAGGATGTGTAATCGCACTTGCTAAGAATCTGGAAATTGTAGAAAAAATAAAAGATGAATTGTTAAAATGTGGAGCAGAGAATATTTGGGTGGAGAAAATTTAA
- the mvaD gene encoding diphosphomevalonate decarboxylase, with amino-acid sequence MVKVKSYANIAIVKYWGKKDAAKMIPSTSSISLTLNDMFTETEMEFINNEDIKIAVEKEIKSENCKDKYSDMADLFYLNGELQDSVHTEKISKVVDLFRENRSQKVKISTTNNMPTAAGLSSSSSGLSAVIKACNELFGKNYTQSELAQISKFGSGSSSRSFFGPIAAWDKDTGEIYEVRTDLKLAMIVLVLNENKKEISSRNGMELCAKTSTYFDEWVKQSEIDFINMKKYLAENDFEKVGTLTEENALRMHKTTETANPPFTYFNEKTYEAMDFVKNLRNNGEKCYFTMDAGPNVKVLCLEEDLEKLAEIFEEKYKIIVSRTVKL; translated from the coding sequence ATGGTAAAAGTCAAATCTTATGCTAATATTGCGATTGTAAAATACTGGGGAAAAAAAGATGCAGCAAAAATGATACCTTCCACAAGCAGCATTTCTCTTACCCTTAACGATATGTTCACAGAAACAGAGATGGAATTTATAAATAATGAAGATATTAAAATTGCAGTTGAAAAAGAGATAAAAAGCGAAAATTGTAAAGATAAATATTCAGACATGGCAGATTTATTTTATTTGAATGGAGAATTGCAGGATAGTGTACATACAGAAAAGATTAGCAAAGTTGTGGATTTGTTTAGGGAAAATAGAAGTCAGAAGGTAAAAATTTCTACAACCAATAATATGCCAACAGCTGCGGGACTTTCTTCCAGTTCGAGTGGTTTATCGGCTGTAATAAAGGCTTGTAATGAACTTTTTGGAAAAAACTATACACAATCTGAACTTGCACAAATTTCAAAATTTGGTTCAGGATCTTCTTCGAGAAGCTTTTTTGGACCTATTGCTGCTTGGGACAAGGATACTGGAGAAATTTATGAGGTAAGGACAGATTTGAAACTGGCGATGATTGTGCTTGTGCTGAATGAAAATAAAAAGGAAATTTCAAGCCGAAATGGAATGGAACTTTGTGCAAAAACTTCGACATATTTTGACGAGTGGGTAAAACAGTCGGAAATTGACTTTATAAATATGAAAAAATATCTTGCTGAAAATGATTTTGAAAAAGTAGGAACTTTGACAGAAGAGAATGCTCTTAGAATGCACAAGACAACTGAAACTGCAAATCCTCCGTTTACATATTTTAATGAAAAAACTTATGAAGCAATGGATTTTGTAAAAAATTTGAGAAATAATGGGGAGAAATGTTATTTTACAATGGATGCGGGGCCTAATGTGAAGGTACTTTGTCTGGAAGAGGATTTGGAAAAATTAGCAGAAATTTTTGAAGAAAAGTATAAAATTATTGTGAGCAGGACTGTGAAATTATAA
- the mutL gene encoding DNA mismatch repair endonuclease MutL has translation MGYIKILDEKVSNIIAAGEVVENPASMIKEMIENSLDAKATMIKIEVFKSGTDVKVSDNGIGMDKDDTLLSVERHATSKIKEKEDVFNLNTYGFRGEALSSIAAVSKLTITTRSENSPVGYKIGCYGGVVRKFEEVSRNIGTEMEVRDLFYNTPARRKFLRKMSTEYGKIRDIVLKEALSNSNVAFSLELDGKSTIKTSGKGIENAILELFGKSVLRNLKKFEYGYLGNVEILRSSKDFMFTFVNNRYVKSATIERAVIDGYYTKLMKGKYPFAIIFYNTDPKEIDVNVHPSKKIIKFSNDKIVYNEIKSAIDDFFYYNDRENWQPNIDLIKKNININENVAVENDDLFSDDILKGENQKVISLETFDGKILENTKNSNEKDNFSADDFNKNDRNSEFSDNSENITYNTFSSDENFVNNKNENSSKLDEIWNKMNENSNKIVENNVENFEIEDKFQTKKSEHSSNFENYKNSGKYRNFDIINENTADESHYKVGTFEKHVGKQFHYDILGQIFDTYILVRRDDELEIYDQHIIHERILYEELKDKFYNKKLESQHLLLPLKMEITGIEKNIIFENIEIFRDFGFDIDEFSEDEIVIRAVPAFDFRDSIENVFLQLIMDLKNEVEIKDLRENIIISMSCKGAVKAGQKLDIFEMQNMVRRIHEVGKYTCPHGRPIIVKLSRNDLDKMFGRRK, from the coding sequence GTGGGATATATAAAAATACTTGATGAAAAAGTATCAAATATTATTGCCGCTGGGGAAGTTGTGGAAAATCCAGCTTCGATGATTAAGGAGATGATTGAGAACTCGCTGGATGCGAAGGCTACAATGATAAAAATTGAAGTTTTCAAATCTGGAACGGATGTTAAAGTAAGTGATAATGGAATTGGGATGGATAAGGACGACACACTTTTGTCGGTGGAGCGGCATGCTACTTCTAAAATTAAGGAAAAGGAAGATGTTTTTAACTTAAATACTTATGGGTTTCGAGGAGAGGCTTTGTCGTCTATTGCGGCGGTGTCTAAACTTACGATTACTACACGTTCTGAAAATAGTCCTGTAGGATACAAAATTGGCTGTTATGGCGGAGTTGTGAGAAAGTTTGAGGAAGTTTCGAGAAATATCGGTACAGAAATGGAAGTCAGGGATTTATTTTACAATACGCCTGCCAGACGGAAATTTTTACGCAAAATGTCAACAGAATATGGTAAAATTAGAGATATTGTACTAAAGGAAGCACTTTCAAACAGTAATGTGGCATTTTCTCTGGAACTAGATGGAAAAAGCACAATAAAAACAAGTGGAAAAGGTATTGAAAACGCAATTCTTGAATTATTTGGAAAGTCTGTTTTGAGAAATTTGAAAAAATTTGAATATGGATATTTAGGTAACGTAGAAATTTTACGAAGTTCAAAGGATTTTATGTTTACTTTTGTAAATAACCGATATGTAAAGTCAGCAACTATTGAACGTGCTGTTATAGATGGCTATTACACTAAATTAATGAAGGGAAAATATCCATTTGCAATTATTTTTTACAATACTGATCCAAAGGAAATAGATGTAAATGTTCACCCATCCAAAAAAATAATAAAATTCTCAAATGATAAAATTGTTTATAATGAAATAAAATCAGCAATTGATGACTTTTTTTATTATAACGACAGGGAAAACTGGCAACCTAATATTGACCTGATAAAGAAAAATATTAACATTAACGAGAATGTTGCTGTGGAAAACGATGACTTGTTTTCTGACGATATTTTAAAAGGGGAAAATCAAAAAGTTATAAGTTTGGAAACTTTTGATGGAAAGATTTTAGAAAATACTAAAAATTCAAATGAGAAAGATAATTTTTCAGCGGATGATTTTAATAAAAATGATAGAAATTCTGAGTTTTCTGATAATTCCGAAAATATTACATACAATACTTTTTCAAGTGATGAAAATTTTGTAAATAATAAAAATGAAAATAGCTCAAAACTTGATGAAATATGGAATAAAATGAATGAAAATTCAAATAAAATTGTGGAAAATAATGTGGAAAACTTTGAAATTGAAGATAAATTTCAGACAAAAAAATCGGAACATAGTAGCAATTTTGAAAATTACAAAAATTCTGGTAAATACAGAAATTTTGATATTATAAATGAAAATACTGCAGATGAATCCCATTATAAAGTTGGAACGTTTGAAAAGCATGTTGGAAAGCAGTTTCATTATGATATTCTGGGGCAGATTTTTGATACATATATTCTTGTTCGCAGAGATGATGAACTGGAAATTTATGATCAGCATATTATTCACGAAAGAATTTTGTATGAAGAGCTAAAAGACAAGTTCTATAATAAGAAACTAGAGTCACAGCATTTATTATTGCCTCTGAAAATGGAGATTACAGGAATTGAAAAAAATATTATTTTTGAAAATATTGAAATTTTTAGAGATTTTGGATTTGATATTGACGAATTTTCAGAAGATGAAATTGTGATTCGTGCAGTGCCTGCCTTTGACTTTCGGGATAGCATTGAAAATGTGTTTTTACAGCTGATTATGGATTTGAAAAATGAAGTTGAAATTAAGGATTTACGAGAAAATATTATTATTTCGATGTCGTGCAAAGGAGCCGTGAAGGCTGGACAGAAACTTGATATATTTGAAATGCAGAATATGGTTCGAAGAATTCATGAAGTTGGGAAGTATACATGTCCACATGGGCGTCCAATTATTGTAAAACTTTCCAGAAACGATCTAGATAAAATGTTTGGCAGAAGAAAATAA
- a CDS encoding 23S rRNA (pseudouridine(1915)-N(3))-methyltransferase RlmH, with product MIRINVVCIGKIKDRYIKEGIAEFSKRLSKYIKLDITELAEEDDNKGIENAINSETERIITAISKKTYSYNILLDLNGKMLSSEEMADKIEKISITNSEINFIIGGSNGVNDNLRKIVDFRLCFSPMTFPHQLMRLILTEQIYRWISINNNIKYHK from the coding sequence ATGATAAGAATTAATGTAGTGTGTATTGGAAAAATAAAAGATAGATACATAAAAGAGGGAATAGCTGAGTTTTCAAAAAGGTTGTCAAAATACATAAAACTCGATATTACTGAACTGGCTGAAGAAGATGATAACAAGGGGATTGAAAATGCAATAAATTCAGAAACTGAAAGAATAATAACTGCTATTTCAAAAAAAACTTATTCATACAATATTTTGCTCGATTTAAATGGAAAAATGCTGTCTTCTGAAGAAATGGCAGATAAAATCGAAAAAATTTCCATAACAAACAGTGAAATTAATTTTATAATAGGCGGATCTAACGGAGTAAATGACAACTTGCGAAAAATTGTAGACTTTAGACTATGTTTTTCACCAATGACATTTCCACATCAGCTTATGCGATTAATTTTGACAGAGCAAATATACAGATGGATTTCAATTAATAATAATATAAAATATCATAAATAA
- a CDS encoding DUF1934 family protein translates to MKIRIKSSDSFEQNYEKLFKLEKMINLEEKKEYHYKDEYGNCKIIDKGDFIEIFRYGQINSKQIFKNNKNTLFTYITKQFHGKYEIFTKKFEKENGKITLEYDIIHSNEIINSINLEVQFIDI, encoded by the coding sequence ATGAAAATAAGAATAAAAAGTTCGGATAGCTTTGAACAAAATTATGAAAAATTATTTAAACTGGAAAAAATGATAAATCTTGAAGAAAAAAAAGAATATCATTATAAAGACGAATATGGAAACTGTAAAATTATTGATAAAGGTGATTTTATAGAGATTTTTCGCTATGGGCAAATCAATTCCAAGCAAATATTTAAAAATAATAAAAATACTTTATTTACCTATATTACAAAGCAATTTCATGGAAAATATGAGATTTTTACAAAAAAATTTGAAAAAGAAAATGGAAAAATAACACTGGAATATGATATAATACATAGTAATGAAATAATAAACAGTATAAATTTAGAAGTACAATTTATAGATATTTAA
- the lysS gene encoding lysine--tRNA ligase: MSNQNHNDNGIIKEKLKKVEELKEIGIEPYGRKYEKLNDIAEINQYDETCDKVFKTAGRIVAFRRMGKNGFGQIQDPTGKIQYYVKKDEVGEEQYEIYKKMGLGDFIGLEGKLFRTNTGELTLRVDSFEVLSKNVRPLPEKFHGLTNIETRYRQRYVDLVMNREVMDTMKKRFQIIRFFRSYLEKQGFTEVETPMMHPVAGGATARPFVTHHNALDMELFLRIAPELYLKRLLVGGFEKVFEINRSFRNEGISIKHNPEFTMMELYQAYADFNDMMDLTEDLISSLTFELHGKYEIEYEDKTINIAKPWRRITMKDIVKETTGFDFDTVSSDEDAINKAKEMNIPLEKDRTYTKYGILNLIFEEKVEGTLLNPTFITEYPKEISPLSKNQKGETEWVDRFELFISGREFANAYSELNDPRDQKERFEEQVKLKEAGDDEAQGMDLDYIRALEYGMPPAGGLGIGIDRLVMLQTNSASIRDVILFPTLRKEDIEL; the protein is encoded by the coding sequence ATGAGTAATCAAAACCACAATGATAATGGTATTATAAAAGAAAAATTAAAAAAAGTAGAAGAACTAAAAGAAATAGGCATTGAGCCGTATGGACGAAAATATGAAAAATTAAATGATATTGCAGAAATAAATCAATACGATGAAACTTGTGATAAAGTATTTAAAACAGCTGGAAGAATCGTTGCCTTTAGAAGAATGGGAAAAAATGGATTTGGACAAATTCAGGATCCAACTGGGAAAATTCAGTATTATGTAAAAAAAGATGAAGTTGGAGAAGAACAATACGAAATTTATAAAAAAATGGGACTTGGAGATTTTATTGGACTTGAAGGGAAACTTTTTAGAACTAATACTGGAGAATTGACTTTAAGAGTAGATTCTTTTGAAGTATTATCTAAAAATGTACGTCCACTTCCAGAAAAATTTCATGGGTTAACTAACATTGAAACTCGTTATAGACAAAGATACGTGGATCTTGTAATGAACAGGGAAGTTATGGATACTATGAAAAAAAGATTCCAAATTATAAGATTTTTTAGAAGCTATCTTGAAAAACAAGGATTTACAGAAGTGGAAACGCCAATGATGCACCCAGTTGCTGGAGGAGCTACAGCAAGACCATTTGTAACACACCATAATGCACTTGATATGGAGCTGTTTTTGAGAATAGCACCTGAATTATACTTAAAAAGACTTCTTGTAGGTGGATTTGAAAAAGTATTTGAAATAAACAGAAGTTTTAGAAATGAAGGAATTTCAATAAAACATAATCCAGAATTTACAATGATGGAACTATATCAAGCTTATGCTGATTTTAATGATATGATGGACTTGACAGAAGATTTGATTTCAAGCTTAACATTTGAGCTTCATGGTAAATATGAGATTGAATATGAAGATAAGACTATTAATATTGCAAAACCTTGGAGACGTATTACAATGAAGGACATTGTAAAAGAAACAACTGGATTTGATTTTGATACTGTTAGCAGCGATGAAGATGCGATAAATAAAGCAAAAGAAATGAATATTCCACTAGAAAAGGACAGAACTTATACAAAATATGGAATTTTAAACTTGATATTTGAGGAAAAAGTGGAGGGAACTTTATTAAATCCGACTTTTATTACTGAATATCCAAAAGAAATTTCTCCACTTTCAAAAAACCAAAAAGGTGAAACTGAATGGGTAGATAGATTTGAGTTATTCATTTCAGGAAGAGAATTTGCCAATGCTTATTCAGAATTAAATGATCCGAGAGATCAGAAGGAAAGATTTGAAGAACAGGTAAAATTAAAAGAAGCTGGAGATGATGAAGCACAAGGGATGGATTTAGACTATATCCGTGCCTTAGAATATGGAATGCCGCCAGCTGGAGGACTTGGAATAGGAATCGACAGATTAGTTATGCTGCAGACAAATTCTGCTTCAATTAGAGATGTTATTTTATTCCCAACTTTAAGAAAAGAAGACATTGAATTATAA
- a CDS encoding UDP-N-acetylmuramoyl-L-alanyl-D-glutamate--2,6-diaminopimelate ligase, whose protein sequence is MYKIFKDVEYKILKDSKKFEIKGIEYDSRKIKKDFVFVAMSGSETDGHNFIQKAIDNGAKMIIAEKNINIATYKNADDVTFILVEDIRKKLGIIASNYYDYPQNKIKIIGITGTNGKTTSSFILENILEKTARIGTNGNRILDEEFDAVNTTPESLELIKLIDKSVKKGADYFIMEVSSHALEIGRVDMLQFDSAIFTNLTQDHLDFHKTMENYFNAKKKIFSMLRKDKKNNGTGVINIDDEHGEKIYSEMKGNNSISISVRNEKADIWGDILNYTNNGMKVKINLKNYFEKTNPFLKNINEECKEEFKFEVDLVGEYNLSNILGCVASALSLGIEMDCIVKKLEKMSSVSGRFETIKNDLEVRIVVDFAHTDDGLLNVGKTLKQITDNRVITIFGAGGDRDHEKRPKMAKAAAKFSDFIILTSDNPRTENPVNILADIEKGLIEEKYPFGKYLIIADRKRAIKHGMKLLQKGDSLLIAGKGHETYQIIGTEKTHFDDREVVRNILDEMK, encoded by the coding sequence ATGTATAAAATATTCAAAGATGTAGAGTATAAAATACTCAAAGATTCAAAAAAATTTGAAATAAAAGGTATTGAGTATGATTCACGAAAAATAAAAAAAGATTTTGTGTTTGTGGCAATGTCTGGAAGTGAAACAGATGGGCATAATTTTATTCAAAAGGCAATCGACAATGGTGCAAAAATGATTATTGCAGAAAAAAATATAAATATAGCAACATACAAAAATGCTGACGATGTAACTTTTATTTTAGTAGAAGATATACGAAAAAAACTAGGAATAATTGCTTCAAATTATTATGACTATCCACAAAATAAAATAAAAATCATAGGAATTACAGGAACAAATGGAAAAACTACATCAAGTTTTATTTTAGAAAATATTTTGGAAAAGACAGCTAGAATAGGGACAAATGGAAACCGTATTTTAGATGAAGAATTTGACGCAGTGAATACGACTCCTGAATCACTAGAATTAATCAAGTTGATTGATAAAAGCGTAAAAAAAGGTGCTGATTACTTTATAATGGAAGTTAGTTCACATGCTTTGGAAATTGGGCGTGTAGATATGCTTCAATTTGATTCTGCAATATTTACGAATTTGACACAAGATCACTTGGATTTCCACAAAACAATGGAAAATTATTTTAATGCAAAGAAAAAAATATTTTCTATGTTAAGAAAAGATAAAAAAAATAATGGTACAGGGGTAATTAATATTGATGATGAACACGGGGAAAAAATTTATTCTGAAATGAAAGGCAACAATTCTATTTCAATAAGTGTAAGAAACGAAAAAGCTGATATTTGGGGAGATATTCTAAACTATACAAATAATGGAATGAAAGTAAAAATAAATTTGAAAAATTATTTTGAAAAAACTAATCCTTTTCTTAAAAACATAAACGAAGAGTGTAAAGAAGAATTTAAATTTGAAGTTGATTTAGTTGGAGAATATAATTTATCCAATATTCTTGGTTGTGTTGCTTCTGCTTTATCACTTGGCATTGAAATGGACTGTATCGTAAAAAAATTAGAAAAAATGTCTTCAGTATCAGGAAGATTTGAAACAATAAAAAACGATTTGGAAGTAAGAATAGTAGTTGATTTTGCACATACAGATGATGGTCTTTTAAATGTTGGAAAAACTTTGAAACAAATCACAGATAATCGTGTAATAACAATATTTGGTGCAGGCGGTGATAGAGATCACGAAAAACGTCCAAAAATGGCAAAAGCTGCTGCGAAATTCAGTGATTTTATTATTTTAACTTCAGACAATCCACGTACAGAAAATCCTGTCAATATTTTAGCAGACATAGAAAAAGGACTTATTGAAGAAAAATACCCATTTGGTAAATACTTAATTATAGCTGATAGAAAAAGAGCAATAAAACATGGAATGAAACTACTTCAAAAAGGCGATAGTCTATTAATTGCAGGAAAAGGACACGAAACTTATCAAATCATCGGAACTGAAAAAACACATTTTGATGATAGGGAAGTTGTGAGAAATATTTTGGACGAAATGAAATAA
- the tsaD gene encoding tRNA (adenosine(37)-N6)-threonylcarbamoyltransferase complex transferase subunit TsaD, which translates to MKILAFETSCDETSVAVVEDGKKILSNIISTQIDIHKEFGGVVPEIASRHHIENILPVFTEALEKANCQLSDIDYIAVTNTPGLIGSLLVGLMFAKSLSYGNNIPLLPVNHINGHIFSSFIDNDVKLPAISLVVSGGHTNLYYIYEENEKIITDLLGETLDDAVGETYDKIARILGLEYPGGPHIDKLSINGEDILKIKKPKVDGYNFSFSGIKTFITNYVNNQKMKGNAISKEDIAKSLQEIIVNVLYDKILMAVKEKDVKTILVAGGVSANKRLREKFSEFTNIKTDKNEQIAVHFPKMEYCTDNAAMIGVAAYYDLKNNSQVELGKQYDVDAISTKN; encoded by the coding sequence ATGAAAATACTTGCATTTGAAACATCCTGCGATGAAACTTCTGTTGCAGTTGTAGAGGATGGAAAAAAGATTTTAAGCAATATTATTTCCACTCAAATTGATATTCATAAGGAATTTGGAGGGGTAGTTCCTGAAATTGCCTCACGGCATCACATTGAGAATATTTTACCAGTATTTACTGAAGCTCTGGAAAAAGCAAATTGTCAATTAAGCGATATTGATTACATCGCTGTAACAAACACTCCTGGACTTATCGGTTCCTTGCTCGTAGGCTTAATGTTTGCAAAATCCTTGAGTTATGGCAACAATATTCCACTACTTCCAGTAAATCACATTAATGGGCATATTTTCTCAAGTTTTATTGATAACGATGTAAAATTACCTGCAATATCACTAGTTGTATCAGGCGGACATACAAACTTGTATTATATTTACGAAGAAAATGAAAAAATAATTACTGATTTGCTTGGCGAAACATTAGACGATGCTGTTGGAGAAACTTATGACAAAATTGCAAGAATATTGGGATTAGAATATCCAGGAGGACCGCATATAGATAAATTGTCAATAAATGGAGAAGATATTTTAAAAATAAAAAAACCAAAAGTTGACGGCTACAACTTCAGTTTTAGTGGAATAAAAACTTTTATAACTAATTATGTAAATAATCAAAAGATGAAGGGTAATGCTATTTCAAAAGAAGATATTGCAAAATCTCTTCAGGAAATTATTGTAAATGTTTTGTATGATAAAATATTGATGGCTGTAAAGGAAAAAGATGTGAAAACTATACTCGTTGCAGGTGGCGTTTCTGCCAACAAAAGGCTTCGTGAGAAATTTTCAGAATTTACAAATATTAAAACTGACAAAAACGAACAAATCGCAGTTCATTTTCCCAAAATGGAATATTGTACTGATAATGCGGCTATGATAGGAGTTGCGGCTTATTATGACTTGAAGAATAATTCTCAAGTTGAGCTAGGAAAACAGTATGATGTGGATGCGATTTCTACTAAAAATTAG
- a CDS encoding glycosyltransferase family 9 protein yields the protein MKILIIRFSSFGDVVLTTPIIRTIKEKYPEAVIDFIVYNTFFEAISLNPEIRNLVIFDKKKSKDRNYIKDMIGKLKKENYDYVIDLHSKFLSRIIGKSLQSKNTKYCRYKKRKWWKTILVKAKLITYNADCTIVESYFTALKKLGISFSNKNMKNGFGDNLEFYIDKKIEEEFVKKYNLKDGSYFVLAPGASKFTKKWPYYDELAKMILENESKFVKNNEKLRIFVIGGKEDANVVKADEDGRVIDLCGKISFKESGILLKYSKIAVVNDSGPFHIARAVKAKTFVFFGPTDPKLFSFEKSTFLLNNPNCPSHSLYGDDKFPKKYADCMTGISVKTVFDKIVKEYDN from the coding sequence ATGAAAATATTAATAATAAGATTTAGTTCATTTGGAGATGTGGTGCTTACAACTCCGATAATAAGAACAATTAAGGAGAAATATCCAGAAGCTGTAATAGATTTTATAGTTTACAATACTTTTTTTGAGGCAATTTCCTTAAATCCTGAAATTAGAAATTTGGTAATTTTTGATAAAAAGAAAAGTAAGGATAGAAATTATATAAAAGATATGATAGGCAAGCTGAAAAAAGAGAATTATGACTATGTTATTGATTTACATTCAAAATTTCTTTCCAGAATTATTGGAAAAAGCCTTCAAAGTAAGAATACTAAGTATTGCCGATATAAAAAGAGGAAATGGTGGAAAACTATACTTGTAAAAGCAAAACTTATTACATATAATGCAGATTGTACAATTGTTGAGAGTTATTTTACGGCGTTAAAAAAACTGGGAATAAGTTTTTCTAATAAAAATATGAAAAATGGATTTGGAGATAATCTGGAATTTTATATTGATAAAAAAATAGAAGAAGAGTTTGTAAAAAAATATAATTTGAAAGACGGAAGTTATTTTGTATTAGCTCCAGGAGCTTCTAAATTTACGAAAAAGTGGCCTTATTATGATGAACTGGCAAAAATGATTCTTGAAAATGAAAGTAAATTTGTAAAAAATAATGAAAAGTTGAGAATTTTTGTGATTGGTGGAAAAGAAGATGCAAATGTTGTAAAAGCTGATGAAGACGGACGAGTGATTGATTTGTGCGGGAAAATTTCTTTTAAGGAAAGTGGAATATTATTAAAATATTCAAAAATCGCTGTTGTAAATGATTCAGGTCCTTTTCATATAGCAAGAGCTGTAAAAGCCAAAACTTTTGTATTTTTTGGACCAACTGATCCAAAATTATTTTCCTTTGAAAAAAGTACATTTTTGCTAAATAATCCAAACTGTCCGTCGCATTCACTTTATGGAGATGACAAATTTCCTAAGAAATATGCAGATTGTATGACGGGAATTTCAGTAAAAACTGTATTTGACAAAATTGTTAAGGAATATGACAATTAA